A single genomic interval of Bacillus smithii harbors:
- a CDS encoding YozD family protein, with protein MRETEVYIDTEEIAEFFYGELVKRGFIPNKSEVDELADITFEYLLAKSIIEEDEDEDESE; from the coding sequence ATGAGAGAAACAGAAGTGTATATTGATACGGAAGAGATTGCTGAATTTTTTTACGGTGAACTAGTAAAAAGAGGGTTTATTCCTAACAAGTCCGAGGTAGATGAATTAGCAGATATTACATTTGAATATCTGTTAGCGAAAAGCATCATAGAAGAAGATGAAGACGAAGATGAAAGTGAATAG
- the msrB gene encoding peptide-methionine (R)-S-oxide reductase MsrB, producing MKNKEELKKQLTPIQYEVTQNQGTEPPFQNEYWDHFEDGIYVDIISGKPLFSSKDKYDAGCGWPSFTKPIDEKEMVEKADFSHFMIRTEVRSKTADSHLGHVFNDGPAPTGLRYCINSAALRFIPKEKMAEEGYADYLYLFEDKEEKG from the coding sequence ATGAAGAATAAAGAAGAATTAAAAAAACAACTTACTCCGATTCAATACGAAGTAACGCAAAATCAAGGAACAGAACCGCCTTTTCAAAATGAATATTGGGATCACTTTGAAGATGGCATTTATGTCGATATCATCTCCGGAAAGCCGTTATTCAGCTCGAAGGATAAATATGACGCTGGCTGCGGTTGGCCTAGTTTTACAAAGCCGATTGACGAAAAAGAGATGGTCGAAAAAGCAGATTTTAGCCATTTTATGATCAGAACGGAAGTACGGAGCAAAACAGCTGATTCGCATTTAGGACATGTTTTCAATGATGGTCCAGCACCGACAGGCCTTCGCTACTGCATTAATTCCGCCGCTCTTCGATTTATTCCGAAAGAGAAAATGGCCGAAGAAGGATACGCTGATTATTTATATTTGTTTGAGGATAAAGAAGAGAAAGGATGA
- a CDS encoding PTS sugar transporter subunit IIA: MFKWLFRKKGKPSKEIDVYTPVSGKILSLEEVPDPVFSEKMMGDGMAIEPSDGRVVAPFDGDIMQIFPTKHAVGIKAANGAEILIHVGLETVSMKGEGFESHVSQGDKVKKGDLLITFDLNLIREKANSTITPIIVTNGDMIENIAKKENDIVTAGEEVLLTVTVK; the protein is encoded by the coding sequence TTGTTTAAATGGCTATTCCGGAAAAAGGGGAAGCCGTCAAAAGAAATAGATGTTTACACACCTGTAAGTGGCAAAATCCTTTCACTTGAAGAAGTGCCTGATCCTGTCTTTTCTGAAAAAATGATGGGAGACGGAATGGCTATTGAACCTAGCGACGGAAGAGTAGTGGCCCCTTTTGACGGTGATATCATGCAAATATTTCCAACCAAACATGCTGTGGGAATAAAAGCCGCCAATGGGGCCGAAATCTTGATCCATGTCGGGCTGGAAACGGTCTCGATGAAAGGGGAAGGGTTTGAAAGTCATGTTTCCCAAGGCGACAAAGTAAAAAAAGGGGATCTTCTCATCACATTTGATCTAAATTTAATACGGGAAAAGGCGAATTCCACCATCACACCCATCATCGTGACGAATGGCGATATGATTGAAAACATTGCAAAAAAAGAAAATGATATTGTAACAGCCGGAGAAGAGGTATTGCTTACCGTTACAGTGAAATAA
- a CDS encoding NAD(P)/FAD-dependent oxidoreductase produces the protein MNHKYDVIVVGAGPAGIFACYELSLKLPQAKILLIDKGHDIFRRHCPILEKKIEKCPPAVGKKSFAGCYPACSITNGFGGAGAYSDGKFNITSEFGGWMTDYLPDSTVLDLIHYVDSINLKHGATKSITDPLTEEVKAIERRAYAAGLKLLRAQVRHLGTEENLAILKSIYEYLRDKIEMVFKKEVEDLATEKQGDRHVVKGIVLKDGTTIAAEKVVVAPGRDGSTWLAKLLKKRRLKMINNQVDIGVRVETSNIVMEEINTHLYEGKFVFNTSVGTKVRTFCSNPSGHVVVENHTGTMLANGHAYKDPKLGSNNTNFALLVSHTFSDPFDQPNEYAHEVSSLANKLSNGGIIVQKYGDLRKGRRSTLKRIKEGFITPTLKEAVPGDLGLVLPYNTMKSLIEMIEALDHVTPGIASEHTLFYGVEAKFYSARPKLNDRFETEISGLYAAGDGAGITRGLAQASACGVWIARDIVEKLGSTKQNEKVPQNV, from the coding sequence GTGAACCATAAATACGATGTCATTGTCGTTGGAGCAGGACCGGCAGGAATATTTGCCTGCTATGAACTGTCGTTAAAATTACCTCAAGCGAAAATTTTGTTAATCGATAAAGGTCATGATATTTTCCGGAGGCACTGCCCGATTTTGGAGAAAAAAATTGAAAAATGTCCTCCGGCAGTGGGCAAAAAATCATTTGCCGGCTGCTATCCTGCATGCTCTATTACAAATGGGTTTGGAGGCGCAGGGGCGTACTCGGATGGGAAATTTAATATAACAAGTGAATTTGGCGGTTGGATGACAGACTATTTACCTGATTCCACCGTACTGGATCTCATTCATTATGTAGACAGCATTAATTTGAAACATGGTGCGACGAAATCCATTACCGATCCTTTAACGGAGGAAGTAAAAGCGATCGAACGGCGAGCATATGCCGCAGGATTAAAGCTGCTGCGCGCTCAGGTTCGCCATTTAGGCACCGAAGAAAACTTAGCCATTTTAAAAAGCATATATGAATACTTGCGAGACAAAATTGAGATGGTTTTCAAAAAAGAAGTAGAAGATCTGGCTACGGAAAAACAAGGAGATCGTCATGTAGTAAAAGGGATCGTTTTAAAAGACGGAACGACGATTGCGGCTGAAAAAGTGGTGGTGGCGCCAGGAAGAGATGGATCGACTTGGCTTGCGAAATTATTGAAAAAGCGTCGTCTGAAAATGATCAATAACCAAGTGGATATTGGCGTACGAGTGGAAACTTCGAACATTGTCATGGAAGAAATCAATACCCATCTGTATGAAGGAAAATTTGTATTTAATACTTCTGTTGGCACAAAGGTTCGAACGTTTTGCAGTAATCCGTCCGGACATGTAGTAGTGGAAAATCATACGGGAACGATGTTGGCTAATGGTCATGCCTACAAAGATCCTAAACTGGGAAGCAACAACACCAATTTTGCTTTGCTGGTGTCTCATACATTCTCAGATCCGTTCGATCAGCCGAATGAATACGCCCACGAAGTATCCAGCCTCGCCAACAAGTTGTCAAACGGCGGAATTATTGTACAAAAATACGGCGATTTACGAAAAGGTCGACGTTCCACACTGAAAAGAATCAAAGAAGGTTTTATTACTCCGACTTTAAAAGAAGCTGTCCCGGGTGATTTAGGTTTAGTGCTTCCATACAACACGATGAAAAGCTTGATCGAAATGATCGAGGCGCTCGACCATGTTACACCGGGCATCGCGTCAGAACATACTCTTTTTTATGGAGTAGAAGCGAAATTTTATTCGGCTCGTCCTAAACTGAATGATCGTTTTGAGACGGAAATTTCTGGATTATATGCGGCTGGCGACGGGGCAGGTATTACGCGTGGTTTAGCTCAAGCCAGTGCTTGTGGAGTATGGATCGCGAGAGATATTGTGGAGAAACTTGGTTCAACCAAGCAAAATGAGAAAGTTCCTCAAAATGTATAA
- a CDS encoding S41 family peptidase translates to MKVVTNVEDEKQEKEQQKQSSSNYVKMKRFHFVMLLFFIVFITAGITTFALAFGDEKAVDVGGANRPEFNKLYDVYDKLKSNYYEKVDDEKLINGAINGMVQSLGDPYSDYMSKSEAKQFHESIESSFEGIGAEIQEKDGNIVIVSPIKGSPAEKAGLRPNDRILSVNGKSLQGMSSTKAVMMIRGKKGTKVKLKIQRPGEQDPIEVSIVRDTIPIKTVYPEMLDHGVAKIQITSFSENTYKELKQAIAEMKKKGMTSLVLDLRQNPGGLLDQAIKMSNMFVPKGKILLQVEDRNGQREKFIADGKDKVNVPVAVLIDGGSASASEIFASALKESAGVPLIGEKSFGKGTVQTTEDFKDGSNLKFTTAKWLTPKGEWIHKKGIKPDYEVKLPSYANLPIVDPDKELKESDLSKEVKAVEQMLSALGYNPGKVDGYFDGETKDAVVRFQRDQKLQVTGKVSGETTIKLMDQIRKEIQDHDTQVKKAVEIVTKNK, encoded by the coding sequence ATGAAAGTGGTGACAAATGTGGAAGATGAAAAGCAAGAAAAGGAGCAGCAAAAGCAATCTTCGTCAAATTATGTGAAAATGAAGAGATTTCATTTTGTTATGCTCCTCTTTTTCATTGTTTTTATAACAGCGGGAATTACAACATTTGCTTTGGCATTTGGGGATGAAAAAGCGGTCGATGTCGGTGGTGCAAACCGTCCGGAATTTAATAAGCTTTACGATGTGTATGATAAATTAAAAAGTAATTATTACGAAAAAGTTGATGATGAAAAACTGATTAACGGGGCCATTAATGGTATGGTTCAATCTTTGGGTGATCCGTATTCTGACTATATGTCTAAAAGCGAAGCAAAACAGTTTCACGAAAGCATCGAGTCCTCTTTTGAAGGAATCGGAGCAGAAATCCAAGAAAAAGATGGAAACATCGTAATTGTTTCGCCTATTAAAGGATCCCCTGCCGAGAAAGCTGGATTGCGTCCGAACGACCGCATACTTTCCGTCAATGGTAAAAGTTTGCAGGGGATGAGTTCGACAAAAGCTGTCATGATGATACGCGGTAAGAAAGGCACCAAGGTTAAGCTGAAGATTCAGCGTCCGGGTGAGCAAGATCCGATCGAAGTGAGCATTGTAAGAGATACGATCCCTATTAAAACTGTTTATCCAGAAATGCTCGATCATGGTGTTGCCAAAATTCAAATCACAAGTTTTTCAGAAAATACGTATAAAGAGTTGAAACAAGCGATCGCCGAAATGAAGAAAAAAGGCATGACATCGCTGGTGCTTGATTTGCGGCAAAACCCGGGAGGACTTCTTGACCAAGCTATAAAAATGTCGAATATGTTCGTGCCAAAGGGGAAAATCCTGCTGCAAGTGGAAGACCGCAATGGACAGCGCGAGAAATTTATTGCTGACGGAAAGGACAAAGTAAATGTCCCAGTGGCTGTATTAATTGATGGAGGAAGCGCAAGTGCTTCGGAAATTTTTGCGTCAGCGTTGAAAGAGTCTGCCGGCGTTCCGCTGATCGGGGAAAAATCATTTGGCAAAGGAACGGTACAAACGACGGAAGATTTTAAAGACGGTTCTAATCTAAAATTCACTACCGCGAAATGGCTGACGCCAAAAGGAGAGTGGATTCATAAAAAGGGTATTAAACCGGATTATGAAGTCAAACTCCCAAGTTATGCTAATTTACCAATTGTAGATCCGGATAAAGAACTGAAAGAATCCGACCTTTCCAAGGAAGTGAAAGCAGTGGAGCAAATGCTCAGCGCTCTTGGGTATAACCCGGGAAAAGTAGACGGCTATTTTGACGGTGAAACAAAAGACGCTGTTGTGCGGTTCCAAAGAGATCAGAAGCTGCAAGTGACAGGAAAGGTGTCGGGAGAAACGACTATTAAATTGATGGATCAAATCAGAAAAGAAATTCAAGATCATGATACCCAGGTGAAAAAAGCAGTGGAAATTGTCACTAAAAATAAGTAA
- a CDS encoding CAP domain-containing protein, giving the protein MNKKSLMAVAVSFGLLTAPLASKANAASFPINSDKNNNVECQFEVKQFPISKSWLDNWMNQQYQYALSIAKQAAKAQPNTTVTEKTSPSTPSAKTTTEKNNTTAPATSKTGSSLKAYEQQVVDLTNKERAKYGLPPLKVDPTLSKMARDKANDMAVNHYFSHTSPTYGSPFDMMKQYGIQFTAAGENIAEGQRTPEEVVNGWMNSEGHRANILNKDYTHIGVGYVENGNIWTQEFIKK; this is encoded by the coding sequence ATGAACAAAAAATCATTGATGGCAGTAGCAGTATCCTTTGGGTTATTGACTGCACCGCTTGCATCAAAGGCAAATGCGGCATCATTTCCGATAAATAGTGATAAAAATAATAACGTAGAATGTCAATTTGAAGTGAAACAATTTCCGATTTCAAAAAGCTGGTTAGATAATTGGATGAATCAGCAATATCAATATGCACTGTCGATTGCGAAACAAGCTGCCAAAGCTCAGCCGAATACAACGGTAACGGAAAAAACATCTCCATCCACTCCATCGGCGAAAACAACTACCGAAAAGAACAATACAACGGCTCCTGCTACTTCCAAAACAGGATCTTCATTAAAAGCGTACGAACAACAAGTAGTGGATTTAACGAATAAAGAAAGAGCAAAATATGGTTTACCACCATTAAAAGTAGATCCGACTTTAAGCAAAATGGCTCGCGACAAAGCCAATGACATGGCTGTTAACCACTACTTCTCTCATACGAGTCCAACATATGGATCTCCATTTGATATGATGAAACAATATGGAATCCAGTTTACAGCCGCAGGTGAAAACATTGCAGAAGGTCAACGCACTCCGGAAGAAGTGGTCAATGGTTGGATGAACAGTGAAGGTCATCGTGCGAATATCTTAAATAAAGACTACACTCATATCGGAGTTGGGTATGTAGAAAACGGAAATATTTGGACGCAAGAATTTATTAAAAAATAA
- a CDS encoding sporulation protein — protein sequence MAIFTKVLTSIGIGSARVDTKLEYTSYKAGDPIRGVVEVYGGVTEQTIDSIYLTVNAMYTFQKDGHPYTDTATIEQHQITDPFLMKANETKVFPFSFTLPIDAPLTYGSTRVWVQTGLDIKNAVNPQDEDYIAVRPNQMTSAVLEEMEKLGFRLRKVECEQTFFRTSCNYPFIQVFEFIPGSGMFLGKLDELEIVFLAQTEDRIEIFMEVDRRARGLAGYLSEVIAIDENQIRFSVTNQELSVLRKLLEQKIMCGLSLKRGK from the coding sequence ATGGCCATTTTCACAAAAGTGTTGACAAGCATTGGAATAGGAAGCGCAAGAGTGGATACGAAATTAGAATATACAAGTTACAAAGCTGGAGATCCGATACGTGGTGTTGTAGAAGTATATGGAGGGGTTACTGAGCAAACAATAGATTCTATTTATCTTACCGTCAATGCAATGTATACTTTCCAAAAGGATGGTCATCCGTATACAGACACGGCGACTATTGAACAACATCAAATTACCGATCCGTTTTTAATGAAGGCCAATGAAACGAAAGTATTTCCTTTTTCCTTTACTCTGCCAATAGATGCTCCTTTAACATATGGTAGTACGCGTGTTTGGGTTCAAACCGGATTGGATATTAAGAATGCAGTGAATCCTCAAGACGAAGATTACATTGCCGTGCGTCCTAACCAAATGACATCCGCGGTGCTTGAGGAAATGGAGAAACTAGGTTTTCGGCTTCGAAAAGTAGAGTGTGAACAAACATTTTTCCGTACCAGCTGCAACTATCCGTTTATTCAGGTATTCGAATTTATTCCAGGGAGCGGAATGTTTTTAGGGAAATTGGATGAATTGGAAATCGTGTTTCTGGCACAAACGGAAGATCGGATTGAGATATTCATGGAGGTGGACCGTCGGGCTCGAGGATTGGCTGGATATTTAAGCGAGGTAATAGCGATAGATGAAAATCAAATCCGGTTTTCTGTCACAAATCAAGAATTGTCCGTTTTGAGGAAACTGTTGGAACAAAAGATCATGTGTGGTTTATCCCTTAAAAGGGGTAAGTAA
- a CDS encoding YozE family protein: MGKSFYHYMMKYREEPPRDDISRFANHLFLDHSFPKKSEDYHEISNYLEMNGDYLKSMSIFDEAWELYKQDERIIS; this comes from the coding sequence ATGGGAAAATCATTCTATCACTACATGATGAAATATAGGGAAGAACCGCCGAGGGACGATATTTCCCGTTTTGCCAATCATCTTTTCTTAGACCATAGCTTTCCGAAAAAATCGGAAGATTATCATGAGATTTCCAATTACTTAGAGATGAATGGCGATTATTTGAAAAGCATGTCCATATTTGATGAAGCCTGGGAGCTTTATAAACAGGATGAAAGAATAATTAGTTAA
- a CDS encoding YjcZ family sporulation protein translates to MHDHHGYDCFSGYEPVGYGVGSGYGYGSGFGYGFPYAYGSSCGYNHWFALIVVLFILLIIIGATCYGTSK, encoded by the coding sequence ATGCACGATCACCATGGATATGATTGCTTTTCAGGATATGAACCAGTAGGATATGGAGTTGGATCTGGTTATGGATACGGCAGCGGCTTTGGCTACGGATTCCCTTATGCTTATGGTTCTAGTTGCGGATACAACCATTGGTTTGCGCTCATCGTTGTCCTTTTTATATTGCTGATTATCATTGGGGCAACTTGCTACGGTACATCGAAATAA
- a CDS encoding MarR family winged helix-turn-helix transcriptional regulator, with the protein MRQEMLVELEQLLRKNYRMIKNELRNYTGKYLNSTEFIVLKVIHENGPLKASDISKTIEVSASHITAITDSLVEKGFITRKRSEVDRRRVELEITEKGKEMLKFAAELKSEYFQKKFSHFTNEELHTFIQLLKKLNTPCDHSDDSENK; encoded by the coding sequence TTGAGACAAGAAATGCTAGTAGAATTGGAACAATTACTGCGTAAGAACTATCGAATGATAAAAAACGAATTAAGAAATTACACCGGAAAATATTTGAACAGCACAGAATTTATCGTCTTAAAAGTCATTCACGAGAATGGTCCTTTGAAAGCGTCGGATATTTCCAAGACCATTGAAGTGTCGGCAAGCCATATTACAGCTATTACAGATTCTTTAGTTGAAAAAGGCTTTATAACTAGAAAGCGTTCAGAAGTCGATCGGAGAAGAGTTGAACTGGAGATTACGGAAAAAGGAAAAGAAATGCTGAAATTTGCTGCTGAATTAAAATCTGAATATTTCCAAAAGAAATTCAGCCATTTTACGAATGAAGAACTGCATACATTTATCCAGTTATTAAAAAAATTAAACACTCCATGCGATCACTCCGATGATTCTGAAAATAAATGA
- a CDS encoding SDR family oxidoreductase codes for MNKKTALITGAAKGIGKRTAYALAQAGFNMTINYCSSRHEAEQLANELQEKFGVSTIVVSGDITKPEDCRQIVARTEEQFGSVDVLIHNAGPFIKKRKKMEEYDDSEWQYIVNGNLNSAFYLSKLTLPGMRKKHWGRIITFGFDRVETAPGWIYRSAFAASKTGLASLTRTIALEEAENGITANMICPGDITGDWKEKEIHEAMGVKDDTVPVGRPGTGEDIARMVAFLCSEQSDFITGAIIPVTGGKDVLGKVFYE; via the coding sequence ATGAACAAAAAAACTGCATTGATTACGGGAGCGGCTAAAGGAATTGGAAAACGTACGGCCTACGCTTTAGCGCAGGCAGGCTTTAATATGACCATCAATTATTGTTCCAGCCGGCATGAAGCTGAACAATTGGCTAATGAATTACAGGAGAAGTTTGGCGTATCAACGATTGTTGTCAGCGGTGATATTACAAAGCCGGAAGATTGCCGTCAGATTGTGGCACGAACGGAAGAGCAGTTTGGCAGTGTGGATGTTTTGATCCATAACGCCGGTCCTTTTATCAAAAAGCGAAAAAAGATGGAAGAATATGATGATAGTGAATGGCAATACATAGTGAATGGAAATTTGAACAGCGCGTTTTACTTATCTAAGCTGACTCTTCCTGGAATGAGAAAGAAACATTGGGGGAGGATCATCACATTTGGCTTCGATAGGGTCGAGACCGCGCCCGGTTGGATTTATCGCTCGGCGTTTGCCGCTTCGAAAACAGGGCTTGCTTCTCTGACACGAACGATTGCTCTGGAAGAAGCGGAAAACGGCATAACGGCCAATATGATTTGTCCGGGAGATATTACGGGCGATTGGAAAGAAAAAGAGATTCATGAGGCAATGGGCGTAAAGGATGATACAGTTCCTGTTGGTCGTCCAGGCACGGGGGAGGATATAGCGAGGATGGTCGCTTTTTTATGTTCAGAGCAGTCTGATTTTATAACAGGTGCGATCATTCCTGTAACGGGAGGAAAAGACGTATTGGGAAAAGTATTTTATGAGTAG
- a CDS encoding IS30 family transposase: protein MAITNSTIGARHFKHLTAYDRGKIAALHAAGKTQQEIADYVGCHKSTISRELRRGTVPQRKSNGKIVHVYFPDTGQLLYERNRKACGRKLKLDDAIEFIKYAETQILDKKWSPDAVCGRAKRDGKFKDKMVCTKTLYNYIDLGLIGVKNIDLPMKITLNTKKKRNRKNKKILGRSIDERPIEVNERQEFGHWEIDTVIGKKTKDQALLTLTERKTRKEIILRVTAKDSLSVSEVISQLKVSYGNRFSKVFKTITADNGSEFADLGLSVEKDLTEVYFTHPYTSCERGTNERHNGLIRRFIPKGRPISSVADETITYVENWCNHLPRKILNYRTPEECFQIELAGLAS, encoded by the coding sequence ATGGCAATTACTAATTCTACCATAGGAGCTCGGCATTTCAAACACTTAACGGCTTATGACCGTGGGAAAATTGCGGCCTTACACGCTGCTGGTAAGACTCAACAGGAGATTGCAGATTATGTTGGTTGTCACAAAAGCACCATCTCCCGTGAGTTAAGAAGAGGTACAGTGCCACAAAGAAAAAGCAACGGGAAAATTGTTCATGTCTATTTTCCAGACACAGGTCAACTTCTCTATGAGAGAAACAGGAAAGCCTGTGGCCGCAAGCTAAAACTAGACGATGCCATCGAGTTTATTAAGTATGCCGAAACTCAGATCCTTGATAAGAAATGGTCTCCTGATGCGGTATGTGGGAGAGCCAAACGTGATGGGAAATTCAAAGACAAAATGGTTTGCACCAAGACCCTTTATAACTATATTGATCTAGGACTTATAGGCGTTAAAAACATTGACCTACCTATGAAAATTACCCTGAACACCAAGAAAAAACGTAACCGGAAGAATAAGAAGATCTTAGGACGCAGTATCGATGAGCGACCAATTGAAGTCAATGAACGCCAAGAGTTTGGTCACTGGGAAATTGATACGGTTATAGGCAAGAAGACTAAAGATCAGGCCTTATTGACTCTTACTGAGCGCAAAACCCGTAAAGAAATAATTTTGAGAGTGACAGCCAAGGATAGTCTATCCGTTTCAGAAGTCATATCTCAGTTGAAAGTGTCTTATGGTAATCGGTTCTCTAAAGTGTTTAAAACCATTACGGCTGATAACGGTTCTGAATTTGCTGACCTCGGCCTTAGTGTTGAAAAAGATCTAACAGAGGTTTATTTTACACACCCTTACACATCCTGTGAACGAGGAACCAACGAGCGTCATAATGGCCTTATTAGGCGCTTCATACCAAAGGGGAGACCCATTTCCTCTGTGGCAGACGAAACCATTACCTATGTTGAAAATTGGTGTAACCATCTTCCAAGGAAGATCCTCAATTATCGTACACCTGAGGAGTGTTTCCAAATAGAGTTAGCTGGCTTAGCTTCTTAA
- a CDS encoding YodL domain-containing protein, with protein MSKWKMLLPSVKEYQVTLFQTPHYGDTQGYEAVYHLPIRAKNHRAALETVFRIFNVFDLLPPDFSARFVATGDIVQISKGSNKSFYRLESGGWRKIERSLVH; from the coding sequence TTGAGTAAATGGAAAATGTTGTTGCCAAGTGTCAAAGAGTACCAAGTGACCTTATTTCAGACCCCCCATTACGGAGATACACAAGGATACGAAGCTGTTTATCATCTCCCGATAAGAGCCAAAAACCATCGGGCGGCCTTGGAAACGGTTTTTCGTATTTTTAATGTATTTGATTTATTGCCGCCCGATTTTTCTGCCCGCTTTGTAGCTACAGGTGATATCGTACAAATTTCCAAAGGTTCAAATAAGAGTTTTTATCGACTGGAATCGGGCGGCTGGCGAAAGATTGAACGGAGTTTGGTTCACTAA
- the deoD gene encoding purine-nucleoside phosphorylase yields MSIHIGAKENEIADTVLLPGDPLRAKYIAENFLENAVCYNEVRNMFGYTGTYKGKRISVQGTGMGVPSISIYVTELIESYNVQNLIRVGTCGAIQKDVKLRDVILAMSASTDSQINRLTFNGIDYAPTANWELLKKAYDVGVEKGLDLKVGSVFTEDLFYNDHAEHEKWAQYGVLALEMETAALYTIAAKYGRKALTILTVSDHVLTGEATTAEERQTTFNEMIEVALESVVKE; encoded by the coding sequence ATGAGTATACATATCGGAGCAAAAGAAAATGAAATTGCGGACACAGTATTGCTTCCAGGCGATCCTCTCCGTGCTAAATATATTGCGGAAAACTTTTTAGAAAATGCGGTTTGCTACAATGAAGTTCGGAACATGTTCGGTTATACAGGTACATACAAAGGCAAAAGGATTTCTGTTCAAGGCACCGGAATGGGAGTTCCTTCGATTTCCATTTATGTGACAGAATTAATTGAAAGCTACAATGTGCAAAACTTAATTCGCGTTGGAACGTGCGGTGCCATTCAAAAAGACGTAAAACTTCGTGATGTCATATTGGCGATGTCTGCTTCCACTGATTCTCAAATCAACCGTTTAACCTTTAATGGAATTGATTATGCCCCTACCGCGAATTGGGAGCTATTGAAAAAAGCCTATGATGTTGGAGTCGAAAAAGGTTTAGATCTAAAAGTTGGCAGTGTGTTTACAGAAGATTTATTTTATAATGACCACGCTGAACATGAAAAGTGGGCCCAATATGGAGTATTAGCTCTTGAAATGGAAACAGCGGCTCTTTATACCATTGCGGCAAAGTATGGAAGAAAGGCGCTTACTATTCTGACAGTCAGCGACCATGTGTTAACCGGTGAAGCAACGACAGCGGAGGAAAGACAAACAACATTTAATGAGATGATTGAAGTGGCATTGGAATCCGTGGTAAAAGAATAA
- a CDS encoding M15 family metallopeptidase produces MKKWILTMAAAVLLVSGCQAGGEEAKGTNHQEKNHQARESTTPKAEKFTFNQIKEVSGKKVITNPENVLVLVNKEYNLPEGYAPKDLVRPAVKFSFGDEKIEKSLMRKEAAEALEKMFAAAAKDGVYLYAVSGYRSYNRQVAVFNNEMANSGKAKANQAVATPGQSEHQTGLAIDISGKSVGFLLTDSFENTKEGQWLAKHAHEYGFILRYPKGKEAITGYQFEPWHYRYVGVEAAKKIYENGWTLEEFYRNYGKM; encoded by the coding sequence ATGAAAAAATGGATATTGACGATGGCCGCTGCCGTGTTGCTGGTCAGTGGATGCCAAGCGGGCGGCGAGGAAGCAAAAGGCACCAATCATCAAGAAAAAAATCACCAAGCGAGAGAATCTACAACTCCGAAAGCTGAGAAATTTACTTTCAACCAAATAAAAGAAGTCAGCGGGAAAAAGGTGATTACCAATCCGGAAAATGTGCTCGTTTTGGTCAATAAAGAGTACAATTTGCCTGAAGGTTACGCGCCGAAAGATCTCGTTAGACCGGCTGTAAAGTTTTCATTTGGAGACGAAAAAATTGAAAAAAGCTTGATGCGTAAAGAAGCAGCCGAAGCGTTGGAAAAGATGTTTGCAGCTGCAGCCAAAGACGGCGTTTATTTATATGCCGTTTCTGGCTACCGTTCTTACAACCGGCAAGTAGCGGTATTCAACAATGAAATGGCCAATTCTGGGAAAGCGAAAGCGAATCAGGCTGTCGCAACACCCGGACAAAGCGAGCATCAGACCGGATTGGCAATCGATATTTCCGGGAAAAGCGTCGGTTTTCTCTTGACGGATTCATTTGAAAACACAAAAGAGGGTCAATGGCTAGCGAAACATGCACACGAATACGGTTTTATTCTCCGTTATCCAAAGGGAAAAGAAGCGATTACCGGCTATCAATTTGAGCCATGGCATTATCGTTACGTGGGAGTAGAAGCAGCGAAGAAGATATATGAAAACGGCTGGACATTGGAAGAATTTTATCGGAATTACGGAAAAATGTAA